CGCGTCGCCGTGCCGCTGCCGGCGCTCGCGTTTGCCGATGAGCCGCGCCTCGGCGAGGAGGTGTGTGCGCTCGGCAACGCCTTCGGTCTCGGCGTATCGGTGAGCTGCGGCGTCGTCTCGGCGCTGCACCGCTCCGGCGTCGGCTTCAACGGCATCGAGGATTTCGTGCAGACCGACGCGGCGGTCAATCCGGGGGCATCGGGCGGTGCGCTGGTGAACGGCGGGGGAGAGCTGGTCGGCATCCTGTCGGCGATCTTCACCAAGCAGTCGGACGCGAATATCGGCGTCAATTTTGCCGTGTCGGCGCCGCTTGCCGATCGCGTCGCGCGCGAGCTCAAGGCGTCCGGGCGGGTGCGTTGGCTTGCCGCCGGAATGCATCTGACGGCGGCGCCGGAGACCGGCGGAACCGGGCGCGTCGGCGCCCACGTCGCCTCCCTCGCCCCCGCAGGAGCGGCGGCCGCCGCGGGCCTGAAGGTTGGCGATCTCGTCGTCGGCGCCGGCCGCCGCGCGGTCCACGGTCCGGCCGATTTCGTCGCCGCGCTCGCCCGCGTGACGGCGCCCGGCGATCTTGCGGTCACGGTGCTGCGCGACGGCTCCGAAGTGACACTGACGCTGCGCTTCGACGAGGACCGGTGAAATTATGAGATAATGCAG
The sequence above is drawn from the Hyphomicrobiales bacterium genome and encodes:
- a CDS encoding trypsin-like peptidase domain-containing protein, with protein sequence MHRIARRTAPGHGAKSSRSNASIWVGKALAAALLALSLVSAAADGERAATALASVVSVLPEWPSSAVRAAEPEGSGVAVLDGHYVITALHVVDRALSVRVKTVGGIIFGAEIIGRDRATDLALLRVAVPLPALAFADEPRLGEEVCALGNAFGLGVSVSCGVVSALHRSGVGFNGIEDFVQTDAAVNPGASGGALVNGGGELVGILSAIFTKQSDANIGVNFAVSAPLADRVARELKASGRVRWLAAGMHLTAAPETGGTGRVGAHVASLAPAGAAAAAGLKVGDLVVGAGRRAVHGPADFVAALARVTAPGDLAVTVLRDGSEVTLTLRFDEDR